TGCATAATCTAGAAATTGTGCTCTTAATAGAATTATTTGAGCAAATAGTCTCGCAAATCCCAGGTTGGGAGTCGATAATAAACACACATGTGACCACCTATTAGTGCATTTAtcaataccataaaatatctaaatgttccacatggtggatgaatgggcccacatatatcaccttgaatacGTTCCAGAAATGCGGGAGATTAAATCTCAACTTCAGCTGGTGATGGTCTAATAATCAGTTTtccttgagaacaagcaacacaaGATAAATCATTGAATTCAaaaatcttctggttctttaatgggtGTCCAATTGAATTCTCGATGATTCTTTGAATCATAATAGATCAGGGATGGCCTAACCAATCATGCgaaatagtaaaagtatgtggttctacaaacttttggtttgtagtaacatgtgactcaattgcactaatatgtatataatataaacCTGATGAAAAAATAGGTAGTCtttccaaaacatatttctttccatattcaacatttgtaatatatagatattccATATTTTTCTCATTAATAGTCttaatatgatatccattaaaaCGAATATCATTAAAACTCAGTAAATTTTCTTTGAAACTTAGTGGAATATAAATCATCATCAATGAAaaattttgtacctttaggtaataatataataactcTTACGGagccttcaataagttttgaactacccAATATTGTATTAACATAGGCATTACTTattgtcaaatgagaaaaatattttttatctttgagtaTTGTGTGTGTTGTAGCACTATCTGCAAGACACATGTCTCCATTGATTTTGGGTCCATcgaaattttgttgaatattcatattcGTATATAGTTTAACGGGAGTTATATGAGTAAATTATATAAAGTCAAAACAACGTGAACTTTTCTATGAACTTGTAGAAGCTTGTGTTGATAATGTGttataaaacaaacaaataaaagaacACTTAAAGTAAACAGAGAATTTTCTCGCATCTTATTTTCATTTACAAAAGATttctatttataaataaattgacATTCAATGCAATACAATAAATGAAGCTTATTTAAGTGTTTCATTAACACATTAAACAACTTGCATAATGAATGGGAGGTTTTACCTTATAAATGAAGGGTTTAGAAAATGGACATTCACATTTATTTGTAACATGTAATAAAATCTTAATCTCACTTGTggaattaaaatttttccatgatatatgtatcaaataattacctTTTTAATAACGTTATAAtaccattaaaatttttatttaaaatttatttaataaatatacactCAGTATTTGTGAATTTCTAACCGATATTAGTGGATAAAGTCAGTAATTTTCAAATCAGATAATTGACAAAACCTACTACTTTtctctttttataaatataattttagatttttcatTTGGTTAAACTTTGTCACAAGTTTATgtactttttgaaaattttaaatctagttcttatactttcatttttagaaatttagtccttatattttttagattgtaAAATTCGAATCTAATTATTAACCCTGCTAAATTGTTTTTGCTAAAGTCAAattcattacaatgtcatttttttaacTACATAGCTATcatgtgagtatttttttttatttcacaatgtcacacacaaaaatttaaaatttaaaaagtataggatctaaattttttaaaataaaaatatagagactaaatttcaaattttcgaaAAGTACATGATATAATTTAGGATAATATACTTaattggtcacccaacttttagggcgctttcattttagtcacctaaaataaaatccttgcaattttgtcactcaacttttagggtgctttcattttagtcactcaccTGTTAAATCTCTAATGACGGTTAACTAGGGgtgttcagtcggttaaccgactggTTAATCGatccgaaataacattaaccgaattaactgacctttcaaaatttttaaccattaACCAAACCGaaattctttcaaaaaaattaaccgaactgaaaatttttcggttaattcagttggTTAACTggattaaccgaaaattatatgttttttatttttggttaaaaattaaccgaattacccgaattacttgaattaatcgaattaaccgaattgaaccactacataattaaaaacattacataagtctttgaatcactaacattacataagtcttgaaattaacacataattgaaatgtaagtctttaatattctccatttgtatccatttcttctctccaaaagatctccatttgcattaaacctacaaaaaaaaaacatgtgcaaaaatttagcatataatagaaatatactcatttaaaaaaaatcaaataatataaacaaatgaatagATTATAAGTTAACAAGAATAAGACAGTAAACATACCCTTCAACTAACGAAAGCTCATGAATTTAGGGTAGACTCTAATGCATTCCAAGAAAAGCCTAAACattgaatcaattaaataagtaggagtgatatgataaaaaaattgaaactattaaaataaaacaataaatatacaATTTTCAATCTTGTCAAACTCTTGGATTTATTCTTCAATCTTTTTGATGTCTTCCTGTGATGATGATTTTCGAATCAAATACTGAGTGCACACAAGAGCTTGtacaattttaggagttaaagaacTTCTAAATTGATCAAGCACACATCCCTCGGTGCTAAATGCAGACTCTGAAGCAATTGTAGAAATCAGTATAGCTAACACATCTCTGGCCATTTTTGAAAGAGTGAGAAATCTAGTGCTGTTCACTTTCCAccacaataaaatatcaaaatcttcaaaaaattTCTCATTAGCCTCAGCTAGATATTTATCCAACTCAAATGTTTTATCCTCACCAAAAATTTCCAACTCACGCTTTTTATACAAAGCTTGCATTcgccttttcattttttgttgtggTTCACCGAGAGAAACATGTGTTGGTACACTCGATTGGCTACAAGTACTAtgaagtggaggcttatactcatcaaacaattcatacaaagattccttcaatttttgcatcattttacaaGCTTTTTTAGAACTAGACATTTCACTAAGTGCAAATTTAAGATACTTTAGTTTTTGTCTAGGATCTAAAATACAAGCAACAAACATAAGcaaattcatcttatcaatatcaccccaatacttatcatacttctctttcatcttGATGGCCATAACATTGAAATCAACATTACTATTTAACTGAGCATCTcgtaaaagaatatcaatttctaAAAGCTCATCAAAAAAATATTGGACGTGACATATAAAGTGTCAGATATACACAAAGTGACTTCATAaaagtgttccaagaaatcccttAAGTTTCTAACATTatcccaatcatccacactaaGCCAACCCTCTCTCCTTTCAAGTTCAGCCCTAAAGTTTGTATCttgctcctcaaatctctcaaaagGTCTCTTAAAGTTTTGAGCAGTGTTTAACATTAAGTAGGTCGAGTTCCACCTAGTACAAACATTAAGACACAACATCTTCTTGCACTCTatcttttccaccacaacacaCTCCTTAAACTTTTGTAATCTAGCTGGAGATTGTCTCACATATCTAACAGCCCCCCTAACACGTTCAACAgatttattcatttcctttaagCTTTTAACAACAATCGAATTCACAATGTGTGTCATACATCTCATATGAagatatttaccattttgaactaaACCCCCTCGAGGGTAAAATTTATTTCTCAAATAACCAATAGCAACATCATTTGAACTTGCATTACCAACAGTAACAGTAAACAACTTATCAAACCCCCAATTCAACAAGCATTTCTCAATCACCATCCCAATGGACTCACCCTTATGACTAGAAATTggacaaaagtttaaaatctttttattcaatttccaatcgttatcaataaagtgagcagtgatacacaaataattaactcTTTGCAAAGAAGTCCATGTGTCAGTAGTTAAGCAAACTCTAGAACAAGAACTTCTCAAAAGTTGTTTTATCTTGACCCTTTCATCTAAATACAATTGATAAACATCCCTAGTCATAGTAGTTCATGAAGGAATATGAAACCTAGGACATGCcacaaacataaatttcttaaaacCTTCACTTTCAACAAACTTTAAAGTTAATTCATCAATCACAATCATCTGTGCTAATCCTTTCCTACATGATTCTTGATCAAATCTCCAAGTTGAAAGATTCCCTCCCCCCCTTTTCAACTCCATTTCTAGGTAAAACTAGTTGTCCTTGACTAGTGTCAACAACATTAGTAGGATTTTTCTTATATGAACCAATATGATATTTCAATAACCCTTTCTAGGTAAAACTAGTTGTCCTTCACTAGTGTCAACAACATTACTAGGATTTTTCTTACATGAACCAATATGATATTTCAATAACCCtgtaccatttttttttcataccACAACAAAATTCCTTTTGACAATAATTACATTTAGCCTTACTTGCACCCTCACTATTAATAATCTTAGAGAAGTGAGACCAAACTTCTGACCTTTGAGGAGTGGCTTTTTTTTTCCCGGTAGTCCCCTTTGTTTGGCTTAAAGCTCCAACTCTCAAATTTTCAGAATCTATCGAAGTAGAAGGTGTAACACTACCCTCAATAGATGTTGGTTTGGTTGACATTCTGCAAGaaaaaaagtatataataaattaaaatacagttataatattaaacatattttgatGTTGAGTTTTAGAAAAAACATAGTTGAGTTGGATTATGTTAAAAATGTGAGAGATTAATATAATCTTTTGAACCACCACAATTTGCACACTTTAAAACACAGTTAAACATAGTATTTACACATTTTAAACAACATAACATGAGTAATATATGACATTAATTAAGGCAGTAAATATActtaaatttttgaatgaaatgaaatatcCTTTTCAAGTAGcatctttaacaatttttcaaTAGCATAATAATGCTTACTGTGAGACACTGAAGCaacactttaatttaatttaggacaGCATAATAATACACAATTTGAAACATTAAACAAcagcttaatttaatttaagacaGCAtgaaaatgctcaatttgatacaCTAAAACACaaactttaattcaatttatgATAGCATGAAAATGCTCAATTTGAAACACTAAAACAACAGCTTGATTTAATTTAAGACAGTATGAAAATGCTCAATTTGAAACACTCAAACAACAGCTTTAATTCAATTTATGACAGCATGCAAACAGTAACAATACATAGCATTAAAATCAATAAACAGCAACTCAAGGGTTTTTAAACAAGGGAGTATGTATGCTAATTTTTCAGCTTTTGGTCAACATAAAAACTTTATAAATAGTagccaaattgtaaaaaaaatgtcaaCCAAACTTCCCTTCATTTAAAAGAGCAGTTTATGGCTTTTAAATCAAGGAATTTATATGCTGAATTTTCAACATTTGGACAACGGCTCCCAGCCATAACTATGAGAATCATTTATTTTTTCAAtcaaaatattcaataaaaatcatttatttttatttttttggtttattaattatttttttggacAGTTTGCAAATCTCAACCATGCAAGAAAAGAACACTGCTATTACATGAAGCAATCAAAGGGTTATTACATAAAGATGAAATAGGTTCAGGTTTGGGCGCGGAGATGAAAATGAAGCAGTTTGTAAATACAAATACTAGATGATAtctattgagattatgaatatcAAGCTAGCTTCGTTCTTAACACAGAATTTGCAGAAATGGAGGCTTTAGTTGGTGAAAATACTCTTGAGCTAGTAAAAGCCTACTTCAACTCACCAGTGATGGATAGTGACTTGGTAGACGCCGGAGTGCCAGACGGAAGGTGACTGGCCTGGTAGGGATTTTGGGAGTTTTCAATTAGGGATTTGAAGTTGAAGGTTAGGATTTTTTTTCTGTCGTCTGTTCACTGTTGAgtttagacttttagactttagttttagttttagaattctatttttatttattagattatttgtaatttttatgatttggtTGGGTTGGATAATTGGGTTTGGATTGACTTTAGGTGAATAGTGgacctatttatatattataattttatttattaattttttcggttaaatcGAAAAAATTTAGTTAACCGATCGGTTTTGAACTGAATTAAACGTTaaccgaaaaataaaaaaataattaaccgatcCCCGACTGAAAAAATTTGATTAACCGAtagattaaccgaattcggtcggttaatcaaattttttcaattttacccgaattttgcacacccctacggTTAACTATGCACGCCATATCATGTTCacactttcattttagtcaccaaaaaaaaaattcttttctaaagtattgattggggtaaaaaaattaaggattttaagtgaaaaagtgatagaaactaaaataatgtattaaaaattgtcaaattgtacttATTTATCACATTgttgaaaattctaaatttttttttcaatattgaaattttaaatgtcaaaccataaaaatcaaataaataaattgttgaaaaattGTTATCCATGGATAATGTTAACTGATTTGTTAccgaaatattgaaattaattaaattaatctcttacaaaattttaaaaatttattttatgctttCATATTATTCTTAATGCAATCAactcaataaattatatttaataattgtctatgaaacttaaaattttttattaattaaattaattccttGTTATTCATTTGAGTAAACAGTACTGAAAAACTTTTGGGTTTTGTTTGACATGGAAgataaaattaatcaatttaattaattgtaaggaTTTTCCTTTGCTTTTAGCTTGGCATGAAAGACTCTAAGACTATATAATTTGGGTTTCATGTACAATTATtaaagatgatttatttgatttcaATATTATATTAACAAATAAGTTCACATTATcaaggaataaaaaaaaattcaacaacttatttaattgattttgatgttttgaaattttaatattaacaaaaaaaaaagtaaaactttCTGTAAgggtaaacaagtacaatttgataatttttaaaatattattttattttccatcactttttcattttaaattttaatgtttttttacccttgatcaatattaaaaaaatatttgttgaccgattaaaatgaaagaaaattaaaagttgAGTAAGCAAAATGAAAGTACGAAGTCTGGACAAGTTCCATAACTAAATCAAAACCGGagggaaaaaaattgtaaaaacttcaTTTTAAATGAGGAAAATAAAATCATCTAAAAGTTTGGCTCACCACCTAGCTAGCTTACCTATATTTTAACCGTTTCTTTCCATCCATATCATACCTACTAGCAGAAAGTTATATTCATTGTTCTGATGGCGGGAAGTTTTAGGGAAAAAGTAAAACAGCAATTGTTCTTCATGCTTGATGAATAAAGGGCAGTTAAATCAAGAAttagaaatggaaatggaattgCTCAGGTTGTCCAAATTCAGTCTCCAGCTTCGAGCTCTCGTCACGGAATCTCGCGATCTCAGAGTAATCATTTCTTTACGcagttctctctctctctctctctctctctctctctctttctgtGTGACTCACCATCTCACTTAGTTGCTTAACATTGTTTAATAGGAGAGAAATCGTTCCGCAACCGAACAAATTCATCTCTTAGTCCAGGTTAATACCATTCATTTTAcgatttcttttcatcttttgaaaaaaaaaagttcggGTTCATGGTGTTTGGATGCAGAAACAAAAGCAAACCGAGGAGGAATACAGTAGAAAGTTACAAGAATTGCAAGCCGAAGTAGCTTCGTGCAACGAATCACAGCAAAAGCTTGAAAGAAAGGTTTATGAATTTCGGTTTCCTGCCTTCTTCTACATGCTTGTGAAAATGCTTGTTAATTAGAAGTTGATAGATAATATAACTGCTTTTGTTGCAGGTGAGTTACCTTCAAAACGACAACGCTTTGCTTGAAAACAAACAAAAGGAGTTCCAAGGAATCATCCAGAGCCTACTTCAGTCCAAGGATAGCTTTATAAATGCATATCAGGTGCGTGTTTGTTAATTCGTTTATTCCTTTTTGTGATGGCAAATTTAGTCTCTGTCTCATCAGTGCtactataatataattaaaaaatatattttttatttgtgtttcaCTTTAATGATATGCACAAACAATAAATTATCATACGATGTAAAAGCCAAAGTTTTACGTGAAAGGTTATGCATATATTATAAAACCCAAGTGATAATATTTAAAGAGATCTGgtgaaaagtaaaaataatcTATTAAGTattgaaaaaaattgtttgaagAATAGTTAAAAGATtgattgaatagagagattaagtAGAATTAGTGACTTTTAGAAAATTAAGGGAGTCAAGACTTGACCATTTGTGCATTCTTGTTGTATTCACCGTGCTATAGATTTTGACATGTTGATGTATTCggataatgattttattttatttttcatgtttcatgtcatgttttaaaattcttttcCGCATTAGAGTACTGTTCAACAttgctaaataataaaaaagatgcAGGAACTTTTTAGGGTAATCTCTAGATTTGAAAAAGCTAGGGGTAATGACCCCCTCTCCGGCCCCCTGGCTTCATCATTGAGCAAATTGATGACAAAGCAAATCAAAGAAGTCGATGAATTGATACTCTGTAATGCCTTAATTATTTCTTCTATAAATCACTTCAAAATTCAGTTCATTGTGTGTTTCTGCTTAATGTTTAAGCTACTGTTTTGCTCATATAGTCATCTTCTTTTGAAGACTTGATCATTTCAAGTGAGTATATTCAACTTATATATAATTTGTTGGCCTGATGTTTATGTGCAGGAATCTACTTATGAAATGAAACAGTCAATTGAAGCTAGAGATAGAAAAATAGCTGTCCTATCTGAGAAATTGAACTCTCATTTATCACTATTTGATTCAATAGAAAAGGAGGCATTCTCTGTCAAGCAGGTTGTGGATAATGTGGAAAGAATTGTGAGTGAAAAAGAGGAAGTAGGCATGTAACCGTTTAATCTATTTCCGTTTTCTTGTCTACCGTCATCCTCTACATTTGAAAAGCTCAAGTGaagtgattatgtgatgttgCAGTATCTGTATTCTCTAATTGTATTTGGTGTATTCAGTTGCTGGATTAAGGAGGGAAATGGATCAAGTCTCTGCATTTGAAAAAGCATTTGTTGGTAACTTCAAGTTCTTATTTACCTGTTTTAAACTACGAAAATCTATGTTGCTTtgactttttatgttttttagtgtATTGTGTTGAGTGCACATATAACACTTCTAAGTTATGTTGTTCAAaacctttatttttcttaaagtaccCAAGTCTGGTACATTTTTGGACATAGGTATAGAGGATATTATTCTTCAAGAATCCTCTAAATACCCGTGTCCCACACATTTGTAGCTAACACTCATTATCCAAGTCCGGTAACATAGCTTCTAAGCTTTCATGGGCCTTGGAGTGTATGTAGGGAGAACCTAAGAAAAACAATGTGCATTATTGGACTCTGACACTCACACCTGAGTTCAAGCGAAGTGGATAAATGTGTTATTCCCTGTCTTTCTTCTATTAGGCAGCTATATAGGTCATTAATTGACCAATAAGATCTTCGCTGACCACTCCCAACGAAATGGGGAAAAGGTTGCATCTTATACAAATTCCTTAGACATCTAGCTCTTAAATGATATCTTTTCACAGCCCATTATTTCTGATACAGTACAAAAGCCAAATATGCCACGAACAAAAGTCATTACCTTCTTTATTGTCCACTAGATCTGATTTACTTTTGGTTTTGCAGAGAGGATCAATGACCTAGAAAATAGGCTGAAAAATGATGGGTATGAGTTtcaaagaaagaataaaataatttcagAGCTAGAAGCACAATTAGAAGCGGCAAAAATCAGTGATTGCAGCCGAGCTCAAATTGAAGAGATATCCACCCAAGTTTTGATTACAAACGCAACATTATTTTGTTTCAGAAGAACTAATTGCAagtttaacaaaataaatttctcatcATTGTGCTTTCTTAGTCAACAACACCTTCAGAAAACCATATCAGCAAAGGGTACTGTCATACAGAATCTAGTATCTGAGAAAGAGGTACCCATTTCAAACTGTTGGTTGTTCATTTGACATCTTTTTCCCTGTATTTTTGTTCTAATCTTCTCCAAATTTTGTAACCAGGCATTGCATTTTGAGGTGAGAAGTTTGGCAAATATATTACAGAAGATCCAGAATGCTGTTGCACATATGAATGAAGAGGTACGAAGACTTTATTTGGCTTTTACATATCATTCTCAAAATTCAAACAAGGAACAGACTTTAACCTTAAGAAACCGTTTAAGAAGCTTTTTAGCTTCATAGTTAGTCATTTAAAGAAATACTTCAgtgattaaatccatcagatttGATTGATGACATTTTCCTTCTGTGTTATAACTAATAACCTTGAGCCATTGGAAAGAGCATTATATGTATTGATGGTTAATCATAACCTTCTCTTGGTAGATACATCAAACTGACCTTTTtaaactcaaaatatttaagaCACGGTTTTGGGATTCTTCAAGTGAACTAATAAATTGGACAATAATCTGCAGCTAGACCAATTTATCCTCTTTGCTCATTTGGCACCATTTTCCTTCTAGCTCTTTGTGTAAAGCTATGATGCTCCAACTCTTCGTTTGTCTTGAAGTAGTGAATGTCTAGGCATAAGAATGGGGgatataacctttaaaaaccttgcaaatacatgaaaaattttgaaatatagaGCTTACTTGTATCCAACGCTCAT
The genomic region above belongs to Gossypium hirsutum isolate 1008001.06 chromosome D05, Gossypium_hirsutum_v2.1, whole genome shotgun sequence and contains:
- the LOC107903680 gene encoding myosin-14 isoform X7; this translates as MNKGQLNQELEMEMELLRLSKFSLQLRALVTESRDLRERNRSATEQIHLLVQKQKQTEEEYSRKLQELQAEVASCNESQQKLERKVSYLQNDNALLENKQKEFQGIIQSLLQSKDSFINAYQESTYEMKQSIEARDRKIAVLSEKLNSHLSLFDSIEKEAFSVKQVVDNVERIVSEKEEVVAGLRREMDQVSAFEKAFVERINDLENRLKNDGYEFQRKNKIISELEAQLEAAKISDCSRAQIEEISTQVLITNATLFCFRRTNCKFNKINFSSLCFLSQQHLQKTISAKGTVIQNLVSEKEALHFEVRSLANILQKIQNAVAHMNEEDRRAVSSKLESQEECQMNTSEEDNRIQDTTKHSAEQSPNKTCRIDAAENRGIELRSSYLRGIIQPATICKQTIPSTLVLQSLPVLQFVLIRNHLLMF
- the LOC107903680 gene encoding centromere protein F isoform X8, which codes for MNKGQLNQELEMEMELLRLSKFSLQLRALVTESRDLRERNRSATEQIHLLVQKQKQTEEEYSRKLQELQAEVASCNESQQKLERKVSYLQNDNALLENKQKEFQGIIQSLLQSKDSFINAYQESTYEMKQSIEARDRKIAVLSEKLNSHLSLFDSIEKEAFSVKQVVDNVERIVSEKEEVVAGLRREMDQVSAFEKAFVERINDLENRLKNDGYEFQRKNKIISELEAQLEAAKISDCSRAQIEEISTQVLITNATLFCFRRTNCKFNKINFSSLCFLSQQHLQKTISAKGTVIQNLVSEKEALHFEVRSLANILQKIQNAVAHMNEEDRRAVSSKLESQEECQMNTSEEDNRIQDTTKHSAEQSPNKTCRIDAAENRASQQLSQGYNSTSHHLQANDTFNSCVTEFVLIRNHLLMF
- the LOC107903680 gene encoding myosin-14 isoform X9; translation: MNKGQLNQELEMEMELLRLSKFSLQLRALVTESRDLRERNRSATEQIHLLVQKQKQTEEEYSRKLQELQAEVASCNESQQKLERKVSYLQNDNALLENKQKEFQGIIQSLLQSKDSFINAYQESTYEMKQSIEARDRKIAVLSEKLNSHLSLFDSIEKEAFSVKQVVDNVERIVSEKEEVVAGLRREMDQVSAFEKAFVERINDLENRLKNDGYEFQRKNKIISELEAQLEAAKISDCSRAQIEEISTQVLITNATLFCFRRTNCKFNKINFSSLCFLSQQHLQKTISAKGTVIQNLVSEKEALHFEVRSLANILQKIQNAVAHMNEEDRRAVSSKLESQEECQMNTSEEDNRIQDTTKHSAEQSPNKTCRIDAAENRGIELRSSYLRGIIQPATICKQTIPSTLVLQSLF
- the LOC107903680 gene encoding centromere protein F isoform X2, yielding MNKGQLNQELEMEMELLRLSKFSLQLRALVTESRDLRERNRSATEQIHLLVQKQKQTEEEYSRKLQELQAEVASCNESQQKLERKVSYLQNDNALLENKQKEFQGIIQSLLQSKDSFINAYQESTYEMKQSIEARDRKIAVLSEKLNSHLSLFDSIEKEAFSVKQVVDNVERIVSEKEEVVAGLRREMDQVSAFEKAFVERINDLENRLKNDGYEFQRKNKIISELEAQLEAAKISDCSRAQIEEISTQVLITNATLFCFRRTNCKFNKINFSSLCFLSQQHLQKTISAKGTVIQNLVSEKEALHFEVRSLANILQKIQNAVAHMNEEDRRAVSSKLESQEECQMNTSEEDNRIQDTTKHSAEQSPNKTCRIDAAENRASQQLSQGYNSTSHHLQANDTFNSCVTEDTCGISVQQLDSECSTTQAETSNIQNHDVQSPLRGIFGIMCSHNQNLVGIKFSYPT
- the LOC107903680 gene encoding centromere protein F isoform X5, which gives rise to MNKGQLNQELEMEMELLRLSKFSLQLRALVTESRDLRERNRSATEQIHLLVQKQKQTEEEYSRKLQELQAEVASCNESQQKLERKVSYLQNDNALLENKQKEFQGIIQSLLQSKDSFINAYQESTYEMKQSIEARDRKIAVLSEKLNSHLSLFDSIEKEAFSVKQVVDNVERIVSEKEEVVAGLRREMDQVSAFEKAFVERINDLENRLKNDGYEFQRKNKIISELEAQLEAAKISDCSRAQIEEISTQVLITNATLFCFRRTNCKFNKINFSSLCFLSQQHLQKTISAKGTVIQNLVSEKEALHFEVRSLANILQKIQNAVAHMNEEDRRAVSSKLESQEECQMNTSEEDNRIQDTTKHSAEQSPNKTCRIDAAENRGIELRSSYLRGIIQPATICKQTIPSTLVLQRIRVEYQYNNLIQSAQPPKQKHPISRLNSSLALFVIFRR
- the LOC107903680 gene encoding fibrinogen- and Ig-binding protein isoform X4, producing MNKGQLNQELEMEMELLRLSKFSLQLRALVTESRDLRERNRSATEQIHLLVQKQKQTEEEYSRKLQELQAEVASCNESQQKLERKVSYLQNDNALLENKQKEFQGIIQSLLQSKDSFINAYQESTYEMKQSIEARDRKIAVLSEKLNSHLSLFDSIEKEAFSVKQVVDNVERIVSEKEEVVAGLRREMDQVSAFEKAFVERINDLENRLKNDGYEFQRKNKIISELEAQLEAAKISDCSRAQIEELQKTISAKGTVIQNLVSEKEALHFEVRSLANILQKIQNAVAHMNEEDRRAVSSKLESQEECQMNTSEEDNRIQDTTKHSAEQSPNKTCRIDAAENRASQQLSQGYNSTSHHLQANDTFNSCVTESACSPVCSDPQPPANVLSISVNGRMDTCGISVQQLDSECSTTQAETSNIQNHDVQSPLRGIFGIMCSHNQNLVGIKFSYPT
- the LOC107903680 gene encoding centromere protein F isoform X6, with the protein product MNKGQLNQELEMEMELLRLSKFSLQLRALVTESRDLRERNRSATEQIHLLVQKQKQTEEEYSRKLQELQAEVASCNESQQKLERKVSYLQNDNALLENKQKEFQGIIQSLLQSKDSFINAYQESTYEMKQSIEARDRKIAVLSEKLNSHLSLFDSIEKEAFSVKQVVDNVERIVSEKEEVVAGLRREMDQVSAFEKAFVERINDLENRLKNDGYEFQRKNKIISELEAQLEAAKISDCSRAQIEEISTQVLITNATLFCFRRTNCKFNKINFSSLCFLSQQHLQKTISAKGTVIQNLVSEKEALHFEVRSLANILQKIQNAVAHMNEEDRRAVSSKLESQEECQMNTSEEDNRIQDTTKHSAEQSPNKTCRIDAAENRGIELRSSYLRGIIQPATICKQTIPSTLVLQRIRVEYQYNNLIQSAQPPKQKHPISRTMMCNHL
- the LOC107903680 gene encoding centromere protein F isoform X3, which translates into the protein MNKGQLNQELEMEMELLRLSKFSLQLRALVTESRDLRERNRSATEQIHLLVQKQKQTEEEYSRKLQELQAEVASCNESQQKLERKVSYLQNDNALLENKQKEFQGIIQSLLQSKDSFINAYQESTYEMKQSIEARDRKIAVLSEKLNSHLSLFDSIEKEAFSVKQVVDNVERIVSEKEEVVAGLRREMDQVSAFEKAFVERINDLENRLKNDGYEFQRKNKIISELEAQLEAAKISDCSRAQIEEISTQVLITNATLFCFRRTNCKFNKINFSSLCFLSQQHLQKTISAKGTVIQNLVSEKEALHFEVRSLANILQKIQNAVAHMNEEDRRAVSSKLESQEECQMNTSEEDNRIQDTTKHSAEQSPNKTCRIDAAENRASQQLSQGYNSTSHHLQANDTFNSCVTESACSPVCSDPQPPANVLSISVNGRMDTCGISVQQLDSECSTTQAETSNIQVKF
- the LOC107903680 gene encoding centromere protein F isoform X1 produces the protein MNKGQLNQELEMEMELLRLSKFSLQLRALVTESRDLRERNRSATEQIHLLVQKQKQTEEEYSRKLQELQAEVASCNESQQKLERKVSYLQNDNALLENKQKEFQGIIQSLLQSKDSFINAYQESTYEMKQSIEARDRKIAVLSEKLNSHLSLFDSIEKEAFSVKQVVDNVERIVSEKEEVVAGLRREMDQVSAFEKAFVERINDLENRLKNDGYEFQRKNKIISELEAQLEAAKISDCSRAQIEEISTQVLITNATLFCFRRTNCKFNKINFSSLCFLSQQHLQKTISAKGTVIQNLVSEKEALHFEVRSLANILQKIQNAVAHMNEEDRRAVSSKLESQEECQMNTSEEDNRIQDTTKHSAEQSPNKTCRIDAAENRASQQLSQGYNSTSHHLQANDTFNSCVTESACSPVCSDPQPPANVLSISVNGRMDTCGISVQQLDSECSTTQAETSNIQNHDVQSPLRGIFGIMCSHNQNLVGIKFSYPT